One genomic region from Athalia rosae chromosome 3, iyAthRosa1.1, whole genome shotgun sequence encodes:
- the LOC105691689 gene encoding 40S ribosomal protein S21, translating into MENDAGEFVDLYCPRKCSASNRIIHAKDHASIQLTLADVDPQTGRQTETIKMYAICGAIRRMGESDDCIGRLAKKDGILAKNY; encoded by the exons atggaaaacgaCGCTGGTGAATTCGTTGATTTGTACTGCCCCCGAAAATG TTCGGCAAGCAACCGCATCATTCATGCCAAGGATCACGCTTCGATCCAGCTCACTTTAGCTGATGTAGATCCCCAGACTGGCCGTCAAACTGAAACCATTAAAATGTATGCCATCTGTGGTGCCATACGACGTATG GGTGAATCTGACGACTGTATTGGTCGTCTTGCAAAAAAAGATGGGATTTTGGCAAAGaactattaa